A genomic stretch from Oncorhynchus gorbuscha isolate QuinsamMale2020 ecotype Even-year linkage group LG20, OgorEven_v1.0, whole genome shotgun sequence includes:
- the LOC124006662 gene encoding uncharacterized protein LOC124006662, translated as MKRSEETSIPVKASIETMYDHEVDREGEWHGEAGVYKGELDIGGVRSVTKLANMGVGGMASREKGLSGHLDYELGKTHLDLGGELKVEGRLPSAGLAAGITNEGVKAMATAELLGASVSHGKATATMRLAADTGFGVGKDGIEAQFLGTGFSIGKKTSISLFGSKFEWDFSK; from the coding sequence ATGAAAAGGAGCGAGGAAACAAGTATACCTGTAAAGGCATCCATTGAGACGATGTATGACCACGAGGtagacagggaaggagagtggCACGGGGAGGCAGGAGTGTATAAGGGAGAATTAGACATCGGTGGCGTGAGGTCGGTGACCAAGTTGGCCAACATGGGTGTTGGTGGTATGGCATCAAGGGAAAAAGGACTTAGTGGGCACCTTGACTACGAATTGGGAAAGACTCATTTAGACCTCGGTGGCGAGTTGAAGGTGGAGGGCAGGTTGCCCAGCGCCGGTCTTGCTGCTGGGATAACTAATGAAGGAGTTAAAGCCATGGCCACAGCTGAGCTCCTAGGTGCCTCTGTGTCCCACGGGAAGGCGACAGCCACAATGCGTCTGGCAGCTGATACAGGCTTTGGAGTAGGCAAGGATGGGATCGAGGCACAATTTCTGGGTACAGGATTCTCTATTGGGAAGAAAACATCCATTTCTCTGTTTGGTTCCAAGTTTGAATGGGACTTCAGCAAGTGA
- the LOC124007552 gene encoding uncharacterized protein LOC124007552 — protein sequence MKRSEETSIPVKASIETMYDHEVDREGEWHGEAGVYKGELDIGGVRSVTKLANMGVGGMASREKGLSGHLDYELGKTHLDLGGELKVEGRLPSAGVAAGITNEGVKAMATAELLGASVSHGKATATMRLAADTGFGVGKDGIEAQFLGTGFSIGKKTSISLFGSKFEWDFSK from the coding sequence ATGAAAAGGAGCGAGGAAACAAGTATACCTGTAAAGGCATCCATTGAGACGATGTATGACCACGAGGtagacagggaaggagagtggCACGGGGAGGCAGGAGTGTATAAGGGAGAATTAGACATCGGTGGCGTAAGGTCGGTGACCAAGTTGGCCAACATGGGTGTTGGTGGTATGGCATCAAGGGAAAAAGGACTTAGTGGGCACCTTGACTACGAATTGGGAAAGACTCATTTAGACCTCGGTGGCGAGTTGAAGGTGGAGGGCAGGTTGCCCAGCGCCGGTGTTGCTGCTGGGATAACTAATGAAGGAGTTAAAGCCATGGCCACAGCTGAGCTCCTAGGTGCCTCTGTGTCCCACGGGAAGGCGACAGCCACAATGCGTCTGGCAGCTGATACAGGCTTTGGAGTAGGCAAGGATGGGATCGAGGCACAATTTCTGGGTACAGGATTCTCTATTGGGAAGAAAACATCCATTTCTCTGTTTGGTTCCAAGTTTGAATGGGACTTCAGCAAGTGA